A segment of the Mycobacterium intracellulare ATCC 13950 genome:
CGGTGGCTGAATGGCCAATTCGCTAGATTTCGACGGGCGGGGCCCCACCGACCAACAGCTGGTGGCCCTGGGCGCGACGGTGCTGCTGATCGCGGGACTGATCACGGGAAGCCTGCTGCTGAAGTCCACCGGCCGGCTCAACGACTACATCCGCGTGGTCGCCGAGCTGACGAACGTGGGCGATGGGCTGCCGGCGCGGTCCGATGTCAAATACCACGGGCTGCTCGTCGGCGCCGTCGACAACGTCGTCCCGGCGGCCTACGGCAAGCCGAACTACGTGCACATCAACCTCAAACCCGAATACGCCAAGGACATCCCGAGCGCGGTGACCGCGCGCGTGGTGCCCAGCAACGTGTTCGCGGTCTCGTCGGTGCAACTCGTCGACGGCGCCCCGAGCCCGAGCATCCGCAACGGGACGCGCATCCCCGAGGACCTGCAGCTGTCGACGGTGATCTTCCAGACCACGATCAGCAAGCTACGCGACATCCTGGCCGCGACCGGCCGGGGCCGCGAAGACCACAGTGTCGGCATCCTGGCCGCCGTCGCGGCCGCCACCAACAACCGGCGCGGCACCTTGCTCAACGCCGGCGCGCAGCTGACCCGGGTGCTCGACGAGCTCAATGCCATCGTGACCACCTACCCCGGCCCGTCCACGGTCTCCGCGCTGCTGGACGCCACCCGCGGCCTGCAGGCCACCGCGCCCGACCTCGTCGACGTCTTGCACGACGCGGTCAAACCGATGCAAACCCTGGCCGAAAAGCACGAGCAATTCCGGTCTCTGGTCACCGGCTCGCGCCACACCTTCGGCGTGAACCGGCAAGCGTTCGACAACCACACCGACCAGCTGATCGAGATGAGCCAGAACCTCACGCCCGCCCTCGGCGTGTTCGCCCTGAACAGCGACAAATTCGTCCCCATCTTCACTCGGCTGAACCGGCTGTCCGACAAGTTCTTCGAAGAGGTGTGGGACCCGGAAATGGACACCGGGAACATGCGAGTCAATCTGGCGCTCACCCCGACCTACACCTACACCCGCGCCGATTGCCCGCGGTATGGTCAGTTGCTCGGGCCGAGCTGCTACACCGCCCCGACCATCGCGGTGCGCCCGGACCTGCCCGAGGTGTTGTTGCCGCAGAACTACCACGCGCCAGCGGATTTGGCGCCGCCCCCGGGCACGCAGATCGGACCCGATGGCAACCTCACCGCGGTGGGCCCGCCCCTGTTCAACCCGAATCCCAGCCTGGAAGACCCCAACCCGCCGTTGCCGTGGTGGCCGTGGCAGATCGGCCCGACACCCCGCGTCCCGGGGACCGCCGACCCCGACGACGCGCCGCCGGCACCGGCGCCGGGACCGCCTCCCCCGAGTCCGGGCCCGCCCGACGCGGCCGCGCCGGCGGCCTACGGCGGCAACGTCGGCCCGGTGGGCAGCCAACACGAACGTGACCAACTCGGCGCGATCACCGGCCAGGGTCGTCCGGCGTCGGTGGCGACGCAACTGCTGCTGGGCCCGGTGGCGCGCGGCGCCACGGTCTCCCTGAAACCACGGCAACCGCAGCCGGCGCCGGGTGGTGAGCCGAAATGAAGGTACGCGGACCGCTGATCGGGCTGTCGCTGTTCATGGCGATCGCCATCGCCGTGACGTGGATGGTGTACGCCACCCTGCGGCGCGACGTGGCTGGGCCGACCACGCGGTACGCGGCGATGTTCACCGACGTGTATGGACTACGCATCGGTGACGACGTCCGCATGGCCGGCGTGCGGGTGGGCCGCGTCGAAAACATCGAACTGGCCGGCAAATTGGCGAAGGCCTCGTTCATCGTCGAGAACGACCAGCACCTGTACGGCAACACGGTCGCATCGGTGACCTACCAGAACATCATCGGGCAGCGGTATCTGGGGTTGTCGCTCGGCGAAACCGGCAGCAGGGGAACGCTTTCGGCGGGCAGCGTGATACCGGTGCAGCAGACCGACCCCTCCTTTGACGTCGGCAAGCTGCTCAACGGTTTCGAGCCGCTGTTCACCCTGCTCAACCCCAAAGACGCCGACGACCTGACCAAGGGGGTCCTGCAGTCGCTGCAAGGCGACCAGGCGTCCATTCCGCTGCTGGTGCAGCAGACCTCGACGATCACGCGGACGCTGTCGGCGCGCGACCAGTCGTTGGGCGACCTCATCAGCAATCTCACCAAGGTCACCGACACCGTCGCGCGGCAAAACGACGACCTCGACCACGCCCTCGATCAAACCCGCTCCGCGGTAGCCAATTTCGATGCCCGCCGCCCGGCGCTGCAGGACTCGGTGGGTTCGATCGCCCGGGTTACCCGCCGCCTCGCGGCGATCGCCGACGACGTCGACCCGTCATTGAACCAGCTGATCACCCGGGAGCCGGGATTCAGCAAGCACCTGGCCGGAATCGAGCCCCAGCTGGCGTTCACCGGTGACAACCTCCCCCTATTGCTCAAGGGTTTCGCGCGGGCGCTCAGCGAGGGTTCCTACGGCAACGCCTACGCGTGTGACCTGAACGC
Coding sequences within it:
- a CDS encoding MlaD family protein; its protein translation is MANSLDFDGRGPTDQQLVALGATVLLIAGLITGSLLLKSTGRLNDYIRVVAELTNVGDGLPARSDVKYHGLLVGAVDNVVPAAYGKPNYVHINLKPEYAKDIPSAVTARVVPSNVFAVSSVQLVDGAPSPSIRNGTRIPEDLQLSTVIFQTTISKLRDILAATGRGREDHSVGILAAVAAATNNRRGTLLNAGAQLTRVLDELNAIVTTYPGPSTVSALLDATRGLQATAPDLVDVLHDAVKPMQTLAEKHEQFRSLVTGSRHTFGVNRQAFDNHTDQLIEMSQNLTPALGVFALNSDKFVPIFTRLNRLSDKFFEEVWDPEMDTGNMRVNLALTPTYTYTRADCPRYGQLLGPSCYTAPTIAVRPDLPEVLLPQNYHAPADLAPPPGTQIGPDGNLTAVGPPLFNPNPSLEDPNPPLPWWPWQIGPTPRVPGTADPDDAPPAPAPGPPPPSPGPPDAAAPAAYGGNVGPVGSQHERDQLGAITGQGRPASVATQLLLGPVARGATVSLKPRQPQPAPGGEPK
- a CDS encoding MlaD family protein; translated protein: MKVRGPLIGLSLFMAIAIAVTWMVYATLRRDVAGPTTRYAAMFTDVYGLRIGDDVRMAGVRVGRVENIELAGKLAKASFIVENDQHLYGNTVASVTYQNIIGQRYLGLSLGETGSRGTLSAGSVIPVQQTDPSFDVGKLLNGFEPLFTLLNPKDADDLTKGVLQSLQGDQASIPLLVQQTSTITRTLSARDQSLGDLISNLTKVTDTVARQNDDLDHALDQTRSAVANFDARRPALQDSVGSIARVTRRLAAIADDVDPSLNQLITREPGFSKHLAGIEPQLAFTGDNLPLLLKGFARALSEGSYGNAYACDLNATGFFPGLNDITTFIVNAATPGNAYPITTKNMGWHTPRCRNMANG